The Lutibacter sp. Hel_I_33_5 genome has a window encoding:
- the lgt gene encoding prolipoprotein diacylglyceryl transferase, with amino-acid sequence MRLLSIVWDPSVGIDLGFFTIRWYSLMFVAAFLLGLHLMKKIYVADNVPKEKLDPLFMYVFISMLIGMRLGDVFFYSWDYYQNHLLEIFLPIKESPNDTLFGFIKGWKFSGFMGFASHGAAIGIPIAMYFYAKKHLQKPWLFILDRLAIMVALAGFFIRTGNFFNSEIYGKPTGTDFGVIFTKAGEIVPRHPTQLYEALGYLAIFFMMWYLYWKTDKKNQTGFLFGLFLVVLWSLRFFIEFLKEAQVDGREDWVFNSLNTGQVLSIPLVLLGFWLMFRKK; translated from the coding sequence ATGAGATTATTATCCATCGTTTGGGATCCATCAGTAGGAATCGATTTAGGTTTTTTTACTATTAGATGGTATAGTTTAATGTTTGTTGCTGCCTTTCTTTTAGGCTTACATTTAATGAAAAAAATATATGTAGCAGATAATGTTCCTAAAGAAAAATTAGATCCATTGTTTATGTACGTCTTTATATCAATGTTAATTGGTATGCGTTTAGGTGATGTGTTTTTTTATAGTTGGGATTATTATCAAAACCATTTATTAGAAATATTTTTACCAATAAAAGAAAGTCCAAACGATACATTGTTTGGTTTTATAAAAGGCTGGAAATTCTCTGGATTTATGGGGTTTGCAAGTCATGGTGCTGCTATAGGAATTCCAATTGCAATGTATTTTTATGCTAAAAAGCATTTACAAAAACCATGGTTGTTTATTTTAGATAGATTAGCCATTATGGTTGCTTTAGCTGGTTTTTTTATTAGAACAGGGAACTTTTTTAATTCTGAAATTTACGGTAAACCTACAGGAACTGATTTTGGTGTCATTTTCACTAAAGCTGGAGAAATTGTCCCAAGACATCCGACACAATTATATGAAGCCCTTGGTTATTTAGCAATATTCTTTATGATGTGGTACTTATACTGGAAAACAGATAAAAAGAATCAAACTGGATTCTTATTTGGGTTATTTTTAGTGGTTTTATGGTCTTTACGTTTCTTTATAGAATTCTTAAAAGAAGCACAAGTTGATGGAAGAGAAGATTGGGTGTTTAATTCGTTAAATACAGGTCAGGTTTTAAGCATACCACTTGTTTTATTAGGCTTTTGGTTGATGTTTAGAAAGAAATAA
- the meaB gene encoding methylmalonyl Co-A mutase-associated GTPase MeaB encodes MIDKNKFALTERDGVLQPNTTSDASAEKIKINRRKEVSSDDLVKTILQGDISSLSRAITLVESNNEKHQQKANKIIEACLPHANKSIRIGITGVPGVGKSTFIEVFGKYLTSLGKKVAVLAVDPSSSINKGSILGDKTRMEELVTDKNAFIRPSPSGTSLGGVAQKTRESIILCEAAGFDTIIIETVGVGQSETAVHAMTDFFLLLKLAGAGDELQGIKRGIIEMADAIVINKADTGNEKNAQIAKIAFQRALHLYPIKESTWQPKVLTASSLQNKGIKEVYDLISGYYKLSIENGYFQQKRNEQNKNWLFSTIENQLKTKFYNQSDIKQLLEEELKKIENGLTTPFSAAKNLLDLQ; translated from the coding sequence ATGATTGATAAAAACAAATTTGCGCTTACCGAAAGAGATGGTGTATTACAACCTAATACAACAAGTGATGCTTCTGCTGAAAAAATTAAAATAAATAGAAGAAAAGAAGTTTCTTCGGATGATTTAGTGAAAACAATTTTACAAGGTGATATTTCATCATTAAGTAGAGCCATTACATTGGTAGAAAGCAACAACGAAAAACATCAACAAAAAGCGAATAAGATTATTGAAGCTTGTTTGCCACATGCCAATAAATCTATTCGAATTGGTATTACTGGTGTTCCTGGAGTTGGAAAAAGTACGTTTATAGAAGTATTCGGAAAATACTTAACATCCTTAGGAAAAAAAGTCGCTGTTCTTGCTGTAGACCCTTCTAGTTCTATAAATAAAGGAAGTATTTTAGGTGATAAAACAAGAATGGAAGAATTGGTTACCGATAAAAATGCATTTATTCGTCCTTCTCCTTCAGGGACTTCTTTAGGTGGTGTTGCTCAAAAAACAAGAGAAAGTATTATACTATGTGAAGCGGCTGGTTTTGATACCATTATTATTGAAACTGTTGGTGTTGGACAATCTGAAACCGCTGTTCATGCCATGACTGATTTCTTTTTATTATTAAAACTCGCAGGTGCTGGTGACGAATTACAAGGTATTAAACGCGGAATTATAGAAATGGCAGATGCGATTGTTATAAATAAAGCGGATACTGGAAATGAAAAAAATGCACAGATTGCTAAAATAGCTTTTCAAAGAGCTTTGCATTTATATCCGATAAAAGAAAGTACTTGGCAGCCAAAAGTATTAACCGCTAGTTCACTACAAAATAAAGGAATTAAAGAAGTCTATGATCTGATTTCAGGATATTATAAACTTAGTATTGAAAACGGTTATTTTCAGCAAAAAAGAAACGAACAGAATAAAAACTGGTTGTTTTCTACCATTGAGAATCAATTAAAAACTAAGTTTTATAATCAAAGTGATATAAAACAATTATTAGAAGAAGAACTTAAAAAAATTGAAAATGGGTTAACAACTCCTTTTTCTGCAGCCAAAAACCTATTAGATTTGCAGTAA
- a CDS encoding RNA polymerase sigma factor produces the protein MSHTKQLHHAIISKCKCNDAKAQMQLYKLYCNGMFLVAKRYVKETAIAEDVMQDAFIKAFKNIHSYKGEVSIGAWIKRIVINQSIDELKKKKLEIVAINDEVHTVEDEKWTINDGISMQQIIDSIQALKEKYRVVLSLYLLEGYDHKEISEILGITEVTSRTHLMRGKKIVKESLKAIRYA, from the coding sequence ATGAGCCATACCAAACAGCTTCATCACGCTATTATTAGCAAGTGTAAATGCAATGATGCAAAAGCGCAAATGCAATTGTATAAATTGTATTGTAATGGGATGTTTTTGGTTGCTAAACGATATGTAAAGGAAACTGCAATTGCGGAGGACGTTATGCAAGATGCGTTTATTAAAGCATTTAAAAATATACATTCTTATAAAGGTGAAGTTTCTATTGGAGCATGGATTAAAAGGATTGTCATTAATCAAAGTATTGATGAATTAAAAAAGAAGAAGTTAGAGATTGTTGCTATTAATGACGAAGTTCATACAGTAGAGGATGAAAAATGGACAATAAATGATGGAATTTCTATGCAACAAATAATTGATTCAATACAAGCGTTAAAAGAAAAATACCGAGTGGTTTTGTCCTTGTATTTGTTAGAAGGATATGATCATAAAGAAATTTCAGAAATATTGGGAATTACAGAAGTAACATCTAGAACTCATTTAATGAGAGGGAAAAAAATAGTCAAAGAAAGTTTAAAAGCAATTCGATATGCCTAA
- the gldI gene encoding gliding motility-associated peptidyl-prolyl isomerase GldI, whose translation MLFISCNEPIARRPISTKKSTILKASIEENKALNKIEEDKITAFIKKDSLQTYYNSSMGFWYAYHTKVETETPTPKFGEEVTISFDIKDLSGNSMYPQQEKKYTIDKEDFITGLQHGIKLMKVGETITFVIPSYNAFGVAGDGNKIGINQSIKSTLTLIHINNKQ comes from the coding sequence ATGCTTTTTATTTCTTGCAATGAACCGATAGCAAGAAGACCAATCAGTACAAAAAAATCTACTATTCTTAAAGCTTCGATAGAAGAAAACAAAGCACTAAATAAAATAGAAGAAGATAAAATAACTGCTTTTATAAAAAAAGATAGTTTGCAAACCTATTATAATTCGTCAATGGGATTTTGGTATGCGTATCATACAAAAGTTGAAACTGAAACACCTACACCAAAATTTGGAGAAGAAGTAACTATATCCTTCGATATTAAAGATTTAAGTGGAAATAGTATGTATCCACAACAAGAAAAAAAATACACAATAGATAAAGAAGATTTTATTACAGGTTTACAACATGGAATAAAGTTGATGAAAGTTGGTGAAACCATTACATTTGTAATTCCGTCTTATAATGCTTTTGGAGTTGCTGGAGATGGAAATAAAATAGGAATTAATCAATCAATAAAAAGTACCTTAACATTAATACATATAAATAACAAACAATGA
- a CDS encoding bifunctional oligoribonuclease/PAP phosphatase NrnA, which yields MILKGFEDLKTFLDTPKNMTIIGHRNPDGDAMGSTLALYHYFKKKGHNPTVVVPNEYPEFLHWLPGSKTTYRFDWQNSQSQRAINSSDIIFLLDFNALHRVGYDMQNTLEKYPNDFAMIDHHQQPDDVRYMYSDVDICSTCQMVYQYIEMNNDLDLIDADIATCLYTGIMTDTGSFRFRSTTSKTHRIIADLIDKGAENDKIHTNVYDANSYGRLLLLGQALSNLQMLPEYNTAFITLTEEEKKKFDFQKGDTEGVVNYALSLKGIVFAAIFIEDKEQNIIKMSLRSKGTFSVNQFARKHYSGGGHDNAAGGKSLKTMEETIVEFKKIVPQYQQELATSYEV from the coding sequence ATGATTTTGAAAGGCTTTGAAGATTTAAAAACTTTTTTGGATACTCCAAAAAATATGACAATTATCGGACATAGAAACCCGGACGGAGATGCTATGGGTTCTACCTTGGCATTATATCATTATTTTAAAAAGAAAGGCCACAATCCTACGGTTGTTGTACCCAATGAGTATCCAGAATTTTTACATTGGCTACCAGGTTCTAAAACCACGTATCGATTTGATTGGCAGAATTCGCAATCTCAAAGAGCTATAAATAGTTCTGATATTATATTTTTACTAGATTTTAATGCATTGCATAGAGTAGGATATGATATGCAAAATACTTTGGAAAAATACCCAAATGATTTTGCGATGATTGATCATCATCAGCAACCAGACGATGTAAGATATATGTATTCTGATGTAGATATTTGTTCAACCTGTCAAATGGTATATCAATATATTGAAATGAATAATGATCTTGATTTAATTGATGCAGATATTGCTACCTGTTTGTATACTGGAATTATGACAGATACGGGGTCATTTAGATTTAGATCTACTACGAGTAAGACACATAGAATTATAGCCGATTTAATTGATAAAGGAGCAGAAAACGATAAAATTCATACTAATGTGTATGATGCAAATTCTTACGGAAGACTTTTATTGTTAGGACAAGCGTTAAGTAATTTACAGATGTTACCCGAATACAATACAGCATTTATCACATTAACAGAAGAGGAAAAAAAGAAGTTCGATTTTCAAAAAGGAGATACAGAAGGTGTGGTTAATTATGCACTTTCTTTAAAAGGAATTGTGTTTGCAGCAATTTTTATTGAAGATAAAGAACAAAATATTATCAAAATGTCATTACGTTCCAAAGGAACTTTTTCCGTAAATCAATTTGCGAGAAAACACTATAGTGGAGGAGGACATGATAATGCAGCAGGAGGAAAATCATTAAAAACAATGGAAGAAACTATAGTAGAATTTAAAAAAATAGTTCCGCAATACCAACAAGAATTAGCAACATCTTATGAGGTTTAG
- a CDS encoding peptidylprolyl isomerase: protein MKYFKVLVVFLIVFSSCRSAKYKGLEDGIYAELKTNKGEIFMQLHAKETPMTVANFVSLANGTNPKLVDSIKGKKFFDGIKFHRVIKDFMVQGGDPTGTGRGNAGYRFHDEFPRDTAKVLLFTHNDAGILSMANSGPGTNSSQFFITHKETPWLDGKHTVFGKVLSLPTEVDKIKAIVKDSTKLALALDSLKLTVLNSIEKNDTIQSIEIVRLGNAAKSFDEVKIFTEEIAKFDEKTKEGKARQEEADKVRYEKFLKDQKTYEATIDVAKATKTSSGLKILMTKSNPNGKKVVDNVPLDVNYGLSLADGTVVQSTFGQNRPLTCQLNDTKRPMIAGFKEGVLMMREGERARLFIPYYLAYGERGGGPFPPKADIVFDVEILKVGK from the coding sequence ATGAAATATTTTAAAGTATTAGTAGTCTTTTTAATAGTATTTTCTTCTTGTAGATCTGCAAAATATAAAGGTTTAGAAGACGGAATCTATGCAGAGTTAAAAACAAATAAAGGGGAGATTTTTATGCAATTACATGCAAAAGAAACTCCAATGACGGTTGCAAACTTTGTGTCTTTAGCAAACGGAACCAATCCTAAATTAGTAGATTCTATTAAAGGGAAAAAGTTTTTTGACGGAATAAAATTCCATAGAGTTATAAAAGATTTTATGGTTCAAGGTGGAGATCCAACGGGAACGGGGAGAGGAAATGCTGGATATAGATTTCATGATGAATTCCCAAGAGATACCGCTAAAGTATTATTGTTTACTCATAACGATGCAGGTATTTTGTCGATGGCAAATTCTGGACCAGGAACAAACAGTAGTCAGTTTTTTATCACACATAAAGAAACCCCTTGGTTAGATGGAAAACATACCGTTTTTGGTAAAGTTTTATCATTGCCAACTGAGGTTGATAAAATAAAAGCTATCGTAAAAGATTCTACAAAACTAGCATTAGCATTAGATTCATTAAAATTAACGGTTTTAAATTCGATTGAAAAAAATGATACTATTCAATCTATAGAAATTGTAAGGTTAGGGAATGCAGCAAAAAGCTTTGATGAAGTAAAGATATTTACAGAAGAGATTGCCAAATTTGATGAAAAAACTAAAGAAGGAAAAGCAAGACAAGAAGAAGCAGATAAAGTTAGGTATGAGAAGTTTTTAAAAGATCAGAAAACTTATGAAGCAACTATAGATGTTGCTAAAGCAACAAAGACATCTTCTGGTTTAAAAATCTTAATGACAAAAAGTAATCCTAATGGTAAAAAAGTTGTTGACAACGTACCATTGGATGTAAATTACGGATTAAGTCTTGCAGACGGTACAGTTGTACAATCTACTTTTGGGCAGAATAGACCTTTAACGTGTCAATTAAATGATACTAAAAGACCTATGATTGCTGGATTTAAAGAAGGTGTACTAATGATGCGAGAAGGTGAAAGAGCACGTTTATTTATACCTTATTATTTAGCGTATGGTGAGCGTGGTGGAGGTCCATTTCCTCCAAAAGCAGATATTGTTTTTGATGTAGAAATTTTAAAAGTAGGTAAATAA
- a CDS encoding glycosyltransferase family 39 protein, producing MKLLKNPNKLLFITLFLLCIVNILQGYFTELLDDEAYYWVYSQFLDWGYFDHPPMVAIWITISSFFFENGELGVRILSAITLSLNIFFIWKLIDFPKKSNYTWLFLLIVLSTTLFNAYGFITVPDTPLLFFMSIFLLGYKKYLKDKSNLSYLIISLAVAGLLYSKYQGVLIVFFVLLSNIKVLKDYKIWITGFVALLLFFPHLYWQYANDYPTFRYHLFERTAKSSYKIENSLLHFVNMFAIIGVTFIFFYKAFFKNLKTKNQFQKGLNYIVGGFLVFFFLMSFKGHVQAQWIVPISIPLMIIVFHYLVNNQHKITLFKRLAFINIALIILIRIVMAFESILPFQLDMHGHKQWVSELQKKTKGKKKVFFNSYQRASTYLFYSKDPIASYNYFNDRKNHFDLLNINNTVFNEDVYYITNKDYGYSNFGIKRKNKDSLYVSYINGFKAPNLLKININNVKTSNDNTISIDMINTSKNNFSINDFDFYLVLFDKNKHLLFLNGKKAKKYKISDFDLFTIPLSINDKILKIEEKNLVNTTIKIPKRTISLVNKAEYIQIIGKNNPKLHLTRLSKMYSLQKD from the coding sequence ATGAAATTATTGAAAAACCCGAATAAATTACTTTTTATCACACTTTTCTTACTCTGTATAGTAAATATATTACAAGGTTATTTTACAGAATTATTAGACGACGAAGCCTATTATTGGGTATATAGTCAATTTTTAGATTGGGGATATTTCGATCATCCTCCTATGGTAGCTATTTGGATAACTATTTCTAGTTTCTTTTTTGAAAATGGCGAATTAGGTGTGCGTATTTTATCAGCTATTACACTTTCTCTAAACATCTTTTTTATTTGGAAACTGATTGACTTTCCTAAAAAATCAAACTATACTTGGCTATTTTTACTCATCGTTTTATCTACTACTTTATTTAATGCATACGGATTTATTACCGTGCCCGACACTCCACTGCTATTTTTTATGAGCATCTTTTTATTAGGCTATAAAAAGTATTTAAAAGACAAATCTAATCTAAGTTATCTTATCATTTCATTAGCCGTTGCAGGTTTATTATATAGTAAATATCAAGGGGTACTAATTGTGTTTTTTGTATTGTTATCTAATATAAAAGTCCTTAAAGATTATAAAATTTGGATTACTGGCTTTGTTGCTCTACTCCTATTTTTTCCGCATCTCTACTGGCAGTATGCAAATGATTATCCAACTTTTAGATATCACCTTTTTGAAAGAACGGCTAAATCAAGTTATAAAATTGAAAATTCCTTACTCCATTTTGTAAATATGTTTGCGATTATTGGAGTAACTTTTATATTCTTTTACAAAGCTTTTTTTAAAAATTTAAAAACTAAAAATCAATTCCAAAAAGGATTAAACTATATCGTTGGTGGTTTTCTTGTATTCTTTTTTTTAATGTCTTTTAAAGGACATGTTCAGGCGCAGTGGATTGTTCCTATTAGTATTCCGTTAATGATAATCGTGTTTCATTATTTGGTTAACAATCAACATAAAATAACACTATTTAAGCGTTTAGCATTTATAAATATTGCGCTTATTATTTTAATAAGAATTGTAATGGCTTTTGAAAGTATTCTTCCTTTTCAGTTAGATATGCATGGCCATAAACAGTGGGTTTCTGAGTTACAAAAAAAAACAAAAGGGAAAAAGAAGGTTTTTTTTAATTCTTATCAAAGAGCTTCAACATACCTATTCTATAGTAAAGACCCAATTGCTTCATATAATTATTTTAATGATAGAAAAAATCATTTTGATTTATTAAATATAAATAATACCGTTTTTAATGAAGATGTCTATTATATTACGAATAAGGATTATGGGTATAGTAATTTCGGAATTAAAAGAAAAAATAAAGATTCCCTCTATGTTTCTTATATAAATGGTTTTAAAGCACCAAACTTGTTAAAAATAAACATTAATAATGTAAAAACTTCCAATGATAACACTATATCGATTGATATGATAAATACATCTAAAAATAATTTTTCTATAAATGATTTCGATTTTTATCTAGTTCTTTTTGATAAAAACAAACATCTCTTATTTTTAAATGGAAAAAAAGCAAAGAAGTATAAAATAAGTGATTTTGATTTATTTACAATTCCATTATCAATCAATGATAAAATTTTAAAAATTGAAGAAAAAAATCTTGTTAACACCACAATAAAAATACCTAAAAGAACTATTTCTTTGGTCAATAAAGCAGAATATATTCAAATAATTGGAAAAAACAACCCCAAGTTACATTTAACAAGACTTAGTAAAATGTATAGTTTACAAAAAGATTAA
- a CDS encoding phosphatase PAP2 family protein, producing MESLLHKDEQLLIYLNNLGTEQWDSFWFAITNQFNWVPLFLLVFALFFKKFGFIKGLFIILFTVVLVVFTDQFTNFIKNLTERLRPCNVESLQDSLRQFSYKPRGFSFFSGHACLSTTFTVFSILLLKKHFKLIFIMILFPILFGYSRIYLGVHYPIDVTSGYLMGTLLGILFFKLLSYFYLKIFKKII from the coding sequence TTGGAATCTTTATTACATAAAGACGAACAGCTTTTAATTTATCTAAATAATTTAGGAACAGAACAATGGGATTCATTTTGGTTCGCAATTACCAATCAGTTTAATTGGGTTCCATTGTTTTTATTGGTTTTTGCACTATTTTTTAAAAAATTTGGATTTATAAAAGGACTTTTTATTATTCTCTTCACTGTTGTTTTAGTAGTTTTTACAGACCAGTTTACAAACTTTATAAAAAACCTAACCGAGCGTTTAAGACCTTGTAATGTGGAAAGCTTACAGGATAGTTTACGTCAGTTTTCATATAAACCAAGAGGGTTTAGTTTCTTTTCTGGTCATGCTTGTTTATCAACAACATTTACAGTTTTTTCAATTTTATTATTAAAAAAACACTTTAAGTTAATCTTTATAATGATATTATTTCCAATCCTTTTTGGATATAGTAGAATCTATTTAGGCGTTCATTATCCGATTGATGTAACTTCGGGTTATTTAATGGGAACCTTATTAGGAATACTTTTCTTCAAATTACTTTCTTATTTTTATTTAAAAATATTTAAAAAAATAATTTAA
- the yidD gene encoding membrane protein insertion efficiency factor YidD, which produces MNKFLTYPFVILVRFYQTAISPFTPSTCRYSPTCSHYTIEALQKHGLFSGGWLSLKRIFSCHPWGGSGYDPVPEKKK; this is translated from the coding sequence TTGAATAAATTTTTGACATACCCATTTGTAATATTAGTTCGTTTTTATCAAACAGCAATTTCACCTTTTACGCCATCAACATGTAGATATAGTCCAACATGTTCACATTATACCATAGAAGCTTTACAAAAGCATGGATTGTTTTCTGGAGGCTGGTTATCGTTAAAAAGAATATTTAGTTGTCACCCTTGGGGAGGAAGTGGTTATGATCCAGTCCCTGAGAAGAAAAAATAA
- a CDS encoding FKBP-type peptidyl-prolyl cis-trans isomerase, with translation MKTIKIVAFTVFLGTLISCNNQKADVKSLETEVDSASYALGLNLANYIKTNFTQANKELFLQGFRNGSDSLNLLIEDKDVNKVLSAFFQKEQKRKLAEQFKDVKDEGIAFLEKNKTAKGVKTTASGLQYKVINEGKGKNAVASDKVKIHYHGTLIDGTVFDSSVDKKTPIEMGASQFVKGFSEGLYLMNEGAKYKFFIPQELGYGENPRRGGPIKPFAALVFEVELIEIK, from the coding sequence ATGAAAACGATAAAAATTGTAGCATTCACAGTGTTCTTAGGAACATTAATCTCTTGTAATAATCAGAAAGCTGATGTAAAATCTTTAGAAACAGAAGTGGATTCTGCTAGTTATGCGCTAGGTTTAAATTTAGCAAACTACATTAAAACAAATTTCACACAAGCAAATAAAGAATTGTTTTTACAAGGATTTAGAAATGGATCAGATTCTTTAAATCTTTTGATTGAAGATAAAGATGTAAATAAAGTCTTATCTGCTTTTTTCCAAAAAGAGCAAAAAAGAAAGTTGGCAGAACAATTTAAAGATGTAAAAGATGAAGGAATTGCTTTTTTAGAGAAAAATAAAACTGCTAAAGGAGTAAAAACTACAGCAAGTGGTTTACAATACAAGGTTATAAATGAAGGAAAAGGTAAAAATGCCGTAGCCTCTGATAAAGTAAAAATTCATTATCATGGAACATTAATTGACGGAACTGTATTTGATAGTTCAGTAGATAAGAAAACACCAATAGAAATGGGTGCAAGTCAGTTTGTAAAAGGGTTTAGCGAAGGATTATATTTAATGAATGAAGGTGCGAAATATAAATTTTTCATTCCGCAAGAGTTAGGATATGGAGAAAACCCAAGAAGAGGAGGACCAATTAAACCTTTTGCAGCATTAGTTTTTGAAGTTGAATTAATAGAGATTAAATAA
- the cysS gene encoding cysteine--tRNA ligase has protein sequence MELYKENQLKIYNSLTKTKENFKPVIEGRIGMYVCGPTVYSNAHLGNVRTFMFFDVVYRYLLHLGYKVRYVRNITDAGHLENDADAGEDRISKRARLEEIEPMEVVQRYTVDFHDVLKKYNFLPPSIEPTATGHIVEQIEMIKEIIEKGFAYEVNGSVYFDVLEYNKKENYGILSGRKVEDLIHNTRTLDGQSDKKNPQDFALWKKADERHIMRWPSPWSDGFPGWHLECSVMSSKYLGSQFDIHGGGMDLKFPHHECEIAQSKTCSGVTPVNYWMHTNMLLLNSQKMAKSTGNYILPDEILTGDNKVLPKAFSASVVRFFNLQANYRSVLDFSGDALLASEKGHSKLMEAISFLDKIEASNSSTFDVKKWKGDCYNAMNDDFNTPILISHLFEAVKVINQIKDDKATITTEDLSTLKITLNALVFDVLGLMNETSESSSDKINGVVELLIKLRKEARENKDWALSDQIRDELIALGIQLKDGREGTTFSIS, from the coding sequence ATGGAATTATACAAAGAAAATCAACTTAAAATATATAACTCTTTAACCAAAACTAAAGAGAACTTTAAACCAGTCATAGAAGGCAGAATTGGTATGTATGTTTGTGGACCAACTGTGTATAGCAATGCGCATTTAGGAAACGTACGAACATTTATGTTTTTTGATGTTGTCTACAGGTATCTCTTACATTTAGGTTATAAAGTACGTTATGTTCGTAATATTACGGATGCTGGTCACTTAGAAAATGATGCAGATGCTGGTGAAGATAGAATTTCTAAACGTGCTCGTTTAGAAGAAATTGAACCAATGGAGGTTGTGCAACGTTATACCGTTGATTTTCATGATGTCTTAAAAAAGTACAATTTTTTGCCACCAAGTATAGAGCCAACAGCAACAGGTCATATTGTTGAGCAAATCGAAATGATTAAAGAAATCATAGAAAAAGGTTTTGCATATGAAGTAAATGGTTCGGTATATTTTGATGTTTTAGAATACAATAAAAAAGAAAATTACGGAATTCTTTCAGGAAGAAAAGTAGAAGACTTAATTCACAATACACGTACTCTAGACGGACAGTCGGATAAGAAGAATCCACAAGATTTTGCACTTTGGAAAAAAGCTGATGAGCGTCATATTATGCGTTGGCCTTCTCCTTGGAGCGATGGTTTTCCAGGGTGGCACTTAGAATGTTCTGTAATGAGTTCTAAATATTTAGGATCTCAATTTGATATTCATGGTGGTGGAATGGATTTAAAATTTCCACATCACGAATGTGAAATAGCTCAATCAAAAACTTGTAGTGGTGTGACTCCAGTAAATTATTGGATGCATACAAATATGTTATTGTTAAATAGTCAGAAAATGGCTAAATCGACTGGAAATTATATTTTACCTGATGAGATTTTAACAGGAGATAATAAGGTCTTACCAAAAGCATTTTCAGCAAGTGTTGTTCGTTTTTTTAACTTACAAGCCAATTATAGGAGTGTCTTAGATTTTTCTGGAGATGCTTTATTAGCTTCAGAAAAAGGACATTCAAAATTAATGGAAGCAATTAGCTTTTTAGATAAAATTGAAGCTAGTAATTCATCAACTTTTGATGTGAAAAAATGGAAAGGTGATTGTTATAATGCAATGAATGACGATTTTAATACACCTATATTGATATCACATTTATTTGAGGCTGTTAAAGTTATTAATCAAATTAAAGATGATAAAGCGACTATAACAACTGAAGATTTATCAACTTTAAAAATAACTTTAAACGCATTAGTTTTTGATGTATTAGGGTTAATGAATGAAACTTCAGAAAGTAGCTCAGACAAGATAAATGGAGTAGTAGAACTACTAATAAAATTGCGTAAAGAAGCAAGAGAAAATAAAGATTGGGCATTATCCGATCAAATTAGGGATGAATTAATTGCGTTAGGAATTCAATTAAAAGACGGTAGAGAAGGAACAACGTTTTCTATAAGTTAA